In Pedobacter sp. W3I1, one DNA window encodes the following:
- the argH gene encoding argininosuccinate lyase produces MKIWQKNIDVNQFVEHFTVGKDRELDLQMAKFDVLGSLAHTQMLETINLLTAEELKMVQQELKNIYAEIETGNFTIEDSVEDVHSQVEWLLTQRIGEAGKKIHSGRSRNDQVLVDLKLFFRACIEDMVGQTSTLFNQLIELSNTHKDKLVPGYTHLQIAMPSSFGLWFGAYAESLADDMELMLAAWKICNKNPLGSAAGYGSSFPLNRTLTTELLGFESLNYNVVYAQMGRGKTERILAQAMSAVAATLAKMAMDVCLFINQNFGFISFPAELTTGSSIMPHKKNPDVFELIRSRCNKIQALPNEIAMMITNLPSGYHRDLQLLKENLFPAITSLNECLEIATFMFQNITIKDDILKDKKYDYLFSVEVVNDLALQGIPFREAYKIVGEQIENGTFAPSGQINHTHEGSIGNLCNEQITAAMHDVLSQFGFRKVNKAIEDLIR; encoded by the coding sequence ATATAGATGTAAATCAGTTTGTAGAGCACTTTACAGTTGGTAAAGACCGCGAACTGGATCTGCAGATGGCAAAATTTGATGTCTTGGGCTCTTTGGCACATACCCAAATGTTAGAAACCATTAATTTGCTCACAGCTGAAGAACTAAAAATGGTTCAGCAAGAATTGAAAAATATTTATGCTGAAATTGAAACTGGAAACTTCACCATCGAAGACAGCGTAGAAGATGTGCACTCGCAGGTTGAATGGTTACTTACGCAACGCATTGGCGAAGCAGGTAAAAAAATCCATAGTGGCCGTTCGCGTAACGATCAGGTTCTGGTTGATTTAAAACTGTTCTTTAGGGCCTGTATAGAAGATATGGTTGGCCAAACTTCAACACTATTTAACCAGTTAATTGAATTAAGCAATACACACAAAGATAAATTAGTTCCTGGTTATACGCATTTACAGATTGCCATGCCATCGTCTTTTGGACTATGGTTTGGTGCTTATGCGGAAAGCCTGGCAGATGATATGGAGCTGATGTTGGCTGCGTGGAAAATCTGCAATAAAAACCCTTTGGGCTCTGCAGCAGGTTATGGCTCTTCATTCCCGTTAAATAGAACCTTAACTACCGAGTTATTAGGCTTTGAAAGCTTAAACTATAATGTAGTTTATGCGCAGATGGGCAGAGGTAAAACAGAAAGAATTTTAGCACAGGCGATGAGTGCTGTTGCCGCAACTTTAGCTAAAATGGCGATGGATGTATGTTTGTTCATCAATCAGAATTTCGGATTCATTAGTTTTCCGGCAGAACTGACCACAGGTTCGAGTATTATGCCGCACAAGAAAAACCCTGACGTTTTTGAGTTGATCCGTTCGCGTTGCAATAAAATTCAGGCTTTACCGAACGAAATTGCCATGATGATTACCAATTTGCCATCAGGCTATCACCGTGATTTACAATTGCTAAAAGAAAATCTTTTCCCAGCGATTACTTCATTAAACGAATGTTTGGAGATCGCCACTTTTATGTTCCAGAACATCACGATAAAAGATGATATTTTGAAAGATAAAAAATACGACTACCTGTTTAGCGTTGAAGTGGTGAATGATCTGGCTTTGCAAGGTATTCCATTTAGAGAGGCTTATAAAATTGTTGGCGAACAGATAGAAAATGGTACTTTTGCACCTTCTGGCCAAATAAATCATACACATGAGGGGAGCATTGGCAACCTTTGTAACGAGCAGATTACTGCAGCAATGCACGATGTTTTATCTCAATTTGGTTTCAGAAAAGTGAATAAAGCTATAGAAGATTTAATTCGCTAA
- a CDS encoding pyridoxal phosphate-dependent aminotransferase, translating into MKVSVLANSLIGSEIIKIGNEVNEMKRKGASIANLTIGDFDANIYPIPTELKAGIVEAYHANQTNYPPADGVLPLRETVSELLKDRFGLEYNTSSILVSGGSRPLIYATYLALIDPGDTVVFPAPSWNNNHYSHLTSAKTIAVETDATHNFMPTAAQLKPHLKGATLLALCSPLNPTGTMFNADSLAEICDAVLEENATRGADEKPLYMMYDQIYSLLTFGKEHVNPVSLRPAMRPFTVFVDGSSKCLAATGVRVGWGFGPEDIINRMKALVGHMGAWAPKAEQVAMSNYFNDKTQVDTFLTSFKGQIQDSLNALYNGFNELKSEGFNVDAVEPMGAIYLTIKIDYIGKTTEDGQILKDSADVNFYLIKEAGAALVPFSAFGNEDSMPWFRASVGACTLQDIKDMLPRIKTALSKLK; encoded by the coding sequence ATGAAAGTTTCAGTATTGGCCAATTCATTAATTGGCTCAGAAATTATAAAAATCGGTAATGAGGTTAACGAAATGAAGCGCAAAGGTGCTTCGATCGCTAACTTAACTATAGGCGATTTTGACGCAAACATTTACCCAATCCCAACCGAATTAAAGGCCGGGATTGTGGAGGCATACCATGCCAACCAAACCAATTATCCACCTGCTGATGGTGTTTTACCTTTACGTGAAACGGTTTCGGAATTATTAAAAGATAGATTTGGGTTGGAGTATAACACCAGTAGCATTTTAGTTTCCGGTGGTTCACGCCCTTTAATTTATGCTACTTATCTGGCGTTGATTGATCCTGGAGATACCGTGGTTTTCCCCGCTCCATCCTGGAACAACAACCACTACTCGCACTTAACTTCTGCAAAGACAATTGCGGTAGAAACCGATGCTACGCATAATTTTATGCCAACGGCTGCGCAATTAAAACCACATTTAAAAGGGGCAACCTTATTGGCCTTGTGTTCGCCATTAAACCCAACAGGAACCATGTTCAATGCAGATTCATTAGCTGAAATCTGCGATGCAGTTTTAGAGGAAAATGCAACAAGGGGTGCTGATGAAAAGCCATTGTACATGATGTACGATCAAATTTATTCGCTTTTAACTTTCGGAAAAGAGCATGTAAATCCAGTTTCTTTACGTCCGGCAATGAGACCATTTACTGTTTTTGTTGATGGTAGCTCGAAATGTTTGGCTGCAACGGGTGTACGTGTAGGCTGGGGTTTTGGTCCGGAGGATATTATCAATAGAATGAAGGCTTTGGTTGGCCATATGGGTGCCTGGGCACCAAAAGCTGAGCAAGTAGCCATGTCAAACTATTTTAATGATAAAACACAGGTTGATACTTTTTTAACCAGTTTTAAAGGTCAGATCCAAGACAGTTTAAATGCGCTTTACAACGGGTTTAACGAGTTGAAAAGTGAAGGTTTTAACGTTGATGCCGTGGAGCCAATGGGGGCCATTTATTTAACCATTAAAATCGATTATATCGGGAAAACTACTGAAGACGGTCAGATTTTAAAAGACAGTGCAGATGTAAACTTCTATCTGATCAAAGAAGCAGGAGCAGCTTTGGTCCCATTCTCTGCTTTCGGAAATGAAGATAGCATGCCATGGTTTAGGGCATCGGTTGGTGCCTGTACTTTGCAGGATATTAAAGACATGTTGCCAAGAATTAAAACGGCTTTGAGTAAGTTGAAATAA
- a CDS encoding DUF2683 family protein, which yields METYLVHPDKMQEKALKAFLKALEVPYEIKKNDALPEHVKSGIRQGQDDIKAGKSFSLAEFKEKISTI from the coding sequence ATGGAAACTTACCTTGTACACCCAGATAAAATGCAAGAAAAAGCTTTAAAGGCATTTCTTAAAGCTTTAGAAGTTCCTTATGAAATAAAAAAGAACGATGCCTTGCCCGAGCATGTTAAGTCGGGAATAAGGCAAGGACAAGATGACATCAAAGCTGGAAAAAGCTTTTCTTTAGCAGAATTTAAAGAAAAAATCTCGACAATCTGA
- a CDS encoding type II toxin-antitoxin system RelE/ParE family toxin — translation MALSVVISETALKTFESICAQIHERLGAKAVSDFKKNTIKTLELIGHSPYIFKETEFDPNIRQGLIKKLSSVFYEIKPNRIEVLFFWDNRQEPMFL, via the coding sequence ATGGCCCTGTCTGTAGTCATATCAGAAACAGCATTAAAAACTTTTGAGTCAATCTGTGCTCAAATACATGAAAGACTAGGAGCAAAAGCAGTAAGTGATTTTAAAAAGAATACCATTAAAACCTTAGAGCTAATTGGTCATTCACCTTATATTTTTAAAGAAACTGAATTTGACCCTAATATTAGGCAAGGATTAATTAAAAAGCTCTCCTCTGTGTTTTATGAGATTAAGCCCAATAGAATTGAAGTTCTTTTCTTTTGGGATAATAGGCAAGAACCGATGTTCCTCTAA
- a CDS encoding RtcB family protein produces MNNNITGKDLIELGYSEGKIVGLALGILNEKFTDIEEKELLALFKKVKDYPESFLDDEVLSVLATAVIEEANPKSDGTIELIDNAKDYSIFGADYIEEGARNQMDIAMKLPVSVAGALMPDAHQGYGLPIGGVLATRNAIIPYGVGVDIGCRMALSIFDIPEKHYFGKDAMYKRELIAFTKFGAGQNFKGNERADHDVLENEAFNATSFLKNLHGKAWAQLGTSGGGNHFVEWGIIDFAERDEILNIDKGRYVALLTHSGSRGFGATIAVHYTKLAKDICKLPKEAANLAYLDLNSAEGQEYWIAMNLAGDYASACHEVIHKRLTKAIGAKVLAKVENHHNFAWKEMLDGEEVIVHRKGATPAGKGVMGIIPGSMTAPGFLVRGKGEMSAINSASHGAGRQMSRTKAIQSITKSDIKAILKAHNVTLIGAGLDEAPMAYKDINKVMAAQTELVDVVAKFEPKMVRMADDGSRED; encoded by the coding sequence ATGAACAATAACATAACAGGAAAAGACCTGATCGAATTAGGTTATTCCGAAGGAAAAATAGTCGGCCTGGCTTTAGGTATCCTGAATGAAAAGTTCACGGATATTGAAGAAAAAGAATTATTGGCCTTATTTAAAAAAGTAAAAGATTATCCGGAAAGTTTTTTGGATGACGAGGTATTAAGTGTATTGGCAACGGCAGTGATCGAGGAAGCCAATCCAAAATCAGACGGGACCATTGAACTGATCGACAACGCTAAAGATTATTCAATTTTCGGTGCCGATTATATAGAAGAAGGTGCCCGAAACCAAATGGATATTGCCATGAAACTGCCTGTTTCGGTAGCTGGGGCATTAATGCCCGATGCCCACCAAGGCTATGGTTTACCAATTGGCGGTGTATTAGCGACTAGAAATGCAATTATCCCTTATGGTGTAGGTGTAGATATCGGTTGTAGAATGGCTTTAAGTATTTTTGATATTCCAGAGAAACATTATTTCGGGAAAGATGCCATGTATAAACGCGAATTAATTGCTTTCACCAAATTTGGTGCGGGTCAAAATTTTAAAGGTAATGAAAGAGCTGATCATGATGTTTTAGAAAACGAGGCTTTCAACGCTACTTCTTTTCTTAAAAATTTACATGGAAAGGCTTGGGCACAACTGGGTACTTCGGGTGGTGGAAATCACTTTGTAGAATGGGGGATTATTGATTTTGCCGAGCGTGATGAAATTTTGAATATTGATAAAGGCCGTTACGTTGCGTTACTTACGCACTCAGGATCACGTGGATTTGGGGCAACCATTGCTGTCCATTATACCAAACTGGCGAAAGATATCTGTAAGCTTCCTAAAGAGGCAGCAAATCTGGCTTATTTGGATCTAAATTCTGCCGAAGGACAAGAGTATTGGATTGCCATGAATTTAGCCGGTGATTATGCCTCTGCCTGTCATGAGGTGATCCATAAAAGATTAACCAAAGCCATTGGTGCTAAAGTTTTGGCCAAGGTAGAAAACCACCATAATTTTGCCTGGAAAGAAATGCTAGATGGTGAAGAAGTAATTGTTCACCGAAAAGGTGCTACACCAGCAGGAAAAGGCGTAATGGGAATTATTCCAGGAAGTATGACGGCACCGGGGTTTTTAGTGCGTGGTAAAGGTGAAATGAGCGCGATCAATTCAGCCTCTCATGGTGCGGGTAGACAAATGAGCAGAACCAAGGCTATTCAATCGATAACGAAATCGGATATAAAAGCGATTTTGAAGGCTCATAATGTTACTTTAATTGGCGCAGGTTTAGATGAAGCACCAATGGCTTATAAAGACATCAATAAAGTGATGGCTGCGCAAACCGAACTGGTTGATGTAGTGGCAAAATTTGAACCTAAAATGGTGAGAATGGCTGATGATGGAAGCAGGGAGGATTAG
- a CDS encoding DNA polymerase beta superfamily protein: MTIKDIKDKNLLLFECLSGSKAYGLDTPQSDTDIKGIYYIPKEMFFGLKYIPQISNETNDEVYYEIGRFIELLIKNNPNIVEILATPEECILYKHPIMGKLNIDMILSKLCKDTFGGYALTQIRKAKGLNKKILNPMPKIRKTILDFCFITVNYSSVKAKTWLAKNAISKADCGLSKIPNAKDLYALFYDPEKKLNYKGIANKETANEVSVSSIPAGEQEIAYLFFNKDSYSSYCKEYNEYWDWVEKRNEDRYSLNKSHGKDYDAKNMMHTIRLLQVALEIVRDGELNVKRQNRDELLLIKRGELDYEEVLKMAEKLMLQIEQETTKSKLQDKPHAKLIEMLLIEMRTELYAN, translated from the coding sequence ATGACGATTAAAGATATAAAGGATAAAAACCTACTCTTATTTGAGTGTTTAAGTGGTAGCAAAGCTTATGGATTGGATACTCCACAATCAGATACCGATATTAAAGGGATTTACTATATACCAAAAGAGATGTTTTTTGGTCTGAAGTATATCCCACAGATCAGCAATGAAACTAATGATGAGGTTTATTATGAAATTGGCCGTTTTATTGAATTATTGATTAAGAACAATCCAAATATTGTGGAAATCTTGGCAACACCGGAAGAATGCATCCTATACAAGCATCCGATAATGGGGAAGCTAAATATTGACATGATTTTATCCAAGTTATGTAAGGATACTTTTGGTGGCTATGCTTTAACACAAATTAGAAAAGCAAAAGGATTAAACAAAAAAATATTAAATCCGATGCCTAAAATCCGGAAAACAATATTGGATTTTTGTTTCATCACAGTAAACTATTCATCTGTAAAAGCGAAAACCTGGCTTGCAAAAAATGCTATTTCGAAAGCTGATTGTGGATTATCGAAAATTCCAAATGCTAAAGATCTGTATGCTTTGTTTTATGATCCGGAGAAGAAATTGAATTATAAGGGGATTGCAAATAAGGAAACGGCAAATGAAGTATCGGTCTCGTCAATACCTGCAGGAGAACAAGAAATTGCCTATTTGTTTTTCAATAAGGATAGCTATTCATCTTACTGCAAAGAGTACAATGAATATTGGGATTGGGTAGAAAAACGAAATGAAGACAGGTACAGCTTAAATAAAAGCCATGGCAAAGATTATGATGCCAAAAACATGATGCATACCATTAGGCTTTTGCAAGTAGCGCTCGAGATTGTACGCGATGGAGAACTAAATGTAAAAAGACAAAATCGGGATGAGTTGCTTTTAATAAAAAGAGGAGAACTTGATTACGAGGAAGTATTAAAAATGGCAGAAAAACTAATGCTACAAATAGAACAAGAAACAACAAAAAGTAAGCTTCAGGATAAACCACATGCTAAGTTAATTGAGATGCTACTTATTGAGATGAGAACTGAGCTATATGCCAATTAA